The following are encoded in a window of Castanea sativa cultivar Marrone di Chiusa Pesio chromosome 9, ASM4071231v1 genomic DNA:
- the LOC142610303 gene encoding triacylglycerol lipase SDP1, which translates to MDISNDASVDPFKIGPSSIIGRTIAFRVLFCKSVSHLRHQIFHLLLHLIYRFRDFVTPMAAWLHPRNPQGILAMVTIVAFLLKRYANVKQRAEMAYRRNFWRNMMRTALTYEEWAHAAKMLDKETPKMNESDLFDVELVSNKLQELRHRRQEGSLRDIVFFMRADLVRNLGNMCNPELHKGRLHVPKLIKEYIDEVSTQLRMVCDSDSEELSLEEKLAFLHETRHAFGRTALLLSGGASLGSFHVGVARTLVEHKLLPRIVAGSSVGSIVCAVVATRSWPELQSFFEDSLHSLQFFDQMGGIFTVVKRVMTQGAVHEIRQLQKMLRHLTSNLTFQEAYDMTGRILGITVCSPRKHEPPRCLNYLTSPHVVIWSAVTASCAFPGLFEAQELMAKDRSGDIVPYHPPFNLDPEEGSGTTRRWRDGSLEIDLPMIQLKELFNVNHFIVSQANPHIAPLLRLKEFVRAIGGNFAAKLAHLAEMEVKHRCNQILELGFPLGGLAKLFAQDWEGDVTVVMPATLAQYSKILQNPSYVELQKAANQGRRCTWEKLSAIKSNCGIELVLDECVAILNHMRRLRRSAERAAASSHGLISTTKFSGSRRIPSWNCIARENSTGSLEEDLADVASSFHHGVGGSTGLGPVKSMRTYRNMHDGSDSESESVELNSWTRSGGPLMRTTSAEKFIHFVQNLDMDTEMNRGFALQIVANNQYYHSPRVTTPDRSSESTEFDQRDFGNKVTVNGPSIMVNEGDLLQPERTHNGIVFNVVKKENLTASTRSHDTESYNSDVPECVQLDSLEKEIDASSGSEFGDDNVITADIPDGTIPDCITDDHSVVDDCINKHAVDS; encoded by the exons ATGGATATTAGTAATGATGCCAGTGTTGATCCTTTTAAAATTGGACCTTCATCCATTATTGGTCGGACAATAGCTTTCAGAGTTTTATTCTGCAAGTCAGTCTCACATTTGAGacatcaaatatttcatttgcTGTTGCATCTCATCTATAGATTTAGGGACTTTGTCACACCCATGGCAGCATGGTTGCATCCCCGAAACCCACAGGGGATATTGGCAATGGTGACAATAGTTGCCTTTTTGTTGAAACGATACGCAAATGTTAAACAGAGGGCCGAAATGGCTTATCGGAGGAATTTTTGGAGAAATATGATGAGAACTGCATTGACATATGAAGAATGGGCTCATGCTGCAAAGATGCTAGATAAAGAGACCCCAAAGATGAATGAATCAGACCTGTTTGATGTAGAATTGGTGTCAAACAAGCTTCAAGAGCTCCGCCATCGTCGCCAAGAGGGATCGCTGAGGGATATTGTATTTTTCATGCGAGCTGATCTTGTCAGAAACCTTGGTAATATGTGCAACCCTGAACTTCACAAGGGTAGGCTTCATGTGCCGAAACTCATAAAGGAATACATTGATGAGGTCTCAACTCAGTTAAGAATGGTTTGTGATTCAGATTCAGAGGAGCTATCATTAGAAGAGAAGCTTGCTTTCCTGCATGAAACAAGACATGCCTTTGGGAGGACAGCTTTGCTTTTGAGTGGGGGTGCTTCCCTTGGATCTTTTCATGTTGGTGTGGCTCGAACACTCGTAGAGCATAAGCTTTTGCCTAGGATAGTTGCCGGCTCTAGTGTAGGATCCATTGTGTGTGCTGTGGTCGCCACTAGGTCTTGGCCAGAGCTGCAAAGTTTTTTTGAAGATTCTTTGCACTCATTGCAGTTTTTTGATCAGATGGGTGGGATTTTTACAGTCGTGAAGCGGGTGATGACACAAGGGGCTGTCCACGAGATCAGGCAGTTGCAGAAGATGTTAAGGCATCTAACAAGTAACCTTACATTTCAAGAAGCGTATGATATGACAGGTCGAATACTTGGGATAACAGTTTGCTCCCCTAGGAAGCATGAGCCACCTAGATGCCTTAACTACTTGACTTCCCCTCATGTTGTTATATGGAGTGCAGTGACTGCTTCTTGTGCCTTCCCTGGTCTCTTTGAGGCTCAGGAGCTAATGGCAAAGGATAGAAGTGGAGATATTGTTCCTTATCACCCACCATTTAATTTGGATCCAGAGGAGGGCTCAGGCACTACCCGTCGATGGAGGGATGGTAGCCTGGAGATTGATTTACCTATGATACAATTGAAAGAACTGTTCAATGTGAATCATTTTATTGTCAGTCAGGCAAATCCTCATATTGCACCATTATTGAGGCTAAAGGAATTTGTGAGAGCTATTGGAGGCAACTTTGCGGCCAAG CTTGCTCATCTCGCTGAGATGGAGGTGAAACATAGATGCAACCAGATATTGGAACTTGGTTTTCCTTTGGGGGGACTTGCCAAGCTGTTTGCTCAAGATTGGGAAGGTGATGTCACCGTTGTTATGCCTGCCACACTTGCTCAG TATTCAAAAATTCTACAAAACCCATCTTATGTGGAGCTCCAAAAGGCAGCAAACCAAGGGAGAAGGTGCACTTGGGAGAAGCTTTCTGCCATAAAATCGAACTGTGGGATTGAGCTTGTCCTTGATGAGTGTGTCGCAATTCTCAACCACATGCGTAGACTCAGAAGGAGTGCTGAGAGAGCTGCTGCTTCTTCTCATGGCCTAATCAGCACCACAAAATTTAGTGGTTCAAGACGAATTCCTTCTTGGAATTGCATCGCACGAGAGAATTCAACTGGATCCCTTGAAGAAGACCTTGCGGATGTTGCTTCCTCATTTCATCATGGAGTTGGTGGATCCACTGGATTAGGTCCTGTCAAAAGTATGCGAACTTACCGGAATATGCATGATGGAAGTGATAGTGAATCTGAAAGTGTTGAGTTAAATTCTTGGACAAGATCTGGTGGGCCCTTGATGAGGACAACTTCGGCAGAAAAGTTTATACACTTTGTCCAAAATTTGGATATGGATACTGAGATGAACAGAGGTTTTGCATTACAAATAGTCGCCAACAATCAATATTATCATAGCCCAAGGGTGACAACACCCGATAGAAGCTCAGAAAGCACAGAATTTGATCAGAGGGATTTTGGCAATAAAGTCACCGTTAATGGTCCTAGCATAATGGTGAATGAAGGTGATCTTTTACAGCCTGAAAGGACTCATAATGGGATTGTGTTCAATGTTgtcaagaaagaaaatttaacaGCATCAACTAGAAGTCATGACACGGAAAGTTACAACAGTGACGTTCCTGAATGTGTTCAACTTGACTCTCTTGAAAAGGAGATTGATGCCAGTTCTGGATCAGAATTTGGCGATGATAATGTCATTACAGCTGACATTCCAGATGGGACAATTCCGGATTGTATCACTGATGACCATTCTGTCGTAGATGATTGTATCAACAAGCATGCTGTAGATAGTTGA